In Xylocopa sonorina isolate GNS202 chromosome 3, iyXylSono1_principal, whole genome shotgun sequence, one genomic interval encodes:
- the Car gene encoding vacuolar protein sorting-associated protein 33A isoform X1: protein MSSSYLSTGRLNVGIIQEQARKQLLCLLEKCDGTKAIIWDQSLAGPIGLVAKYNLLEEHDVVKMYPLCGGSLTIPPNIVNIIFITRPQLALMDLIAENVHGEEGKRSRKEFHLFFVPRKSLLCQKKLQNRGVFGSFTLIEEFKCDLFPFDNDLLSMELSGSFKEFHLENDPTCLYQVAQAIHGLQKVYGKIPKVTGRGPAASTVWELLERLSREEDDNKTTSTQSSTIEHLLLLDRSVDLLSPLVTQLTYEGLIDEIFGIKYNTVQLPAKKFHDSQESPTAMSLNEKEQIILNSGEELFAEIRDKNFNGVGLVLSRKAKLISSLFDERHGDKSVQEIKQFVARLPHMLATKQSLAKHTTIAEMIKEVTDSNSFLESLQVEQELLNCIDTDKPNSFIEDMIAQQQPLLKVLRLLCIQSLTNSGLKPKLLDYYKREIIQTYGFQNLPTLLNLEKAGLLKQQQSARQYAVLRKTLRLTVEDESEIAPKDISYVHSIYAPLSVRLAEQLVQPIGWQSLNDVMGLLPGPTITSPSYNGRSAGRRNSITSEDSNSEPPKLVMVFFIGGCTFAEISALRFLSQQEDLNVEFVVCTTKLINGNTFLMSLMENLEST, encoded by the exons ATGTCATCTTCATACTTATCTACAGGACGTTTAAATGTGGGAATTATACAAGAACAAGCAAGAAAACAATTACTTTGCTTGCTTGAAAAATGTGATGGCACGAAG gcAATTATATGGGATCAGTCTCTTGCAGGACCTATTGGTCttgttgcaaaatacaatttacTTGAGGAACACGATGTCGTTAAGATGTATCCTTTATGCGGTGGTAGCTTGACGATACCACCAAATATtgtcaatataatattcataaccaGACCTCAATTAGCTCTTATGGATTTAATTGCAGAAAATGTTCATGG CGAAGAAGGGAAAAGGTCACGTAAAGAGTTTCATTTATTCTTTGTACCAAGGAAAAGTCTCCTTTGTCAAAAGAAACTGCAAAATCGAGGTGTCTTTGGTAGTTTCACCTTAAtagaagaatttaaatgtgatttATTTCCCTTTGATAATGATCTTCTTTCTATGGAGCTCAGTGGGTCATTCAAAGAGTTTCACTTAGAAAATGACCCGACTTGCTTGTATCAAGTTGCACAAGCTATTCATGGTTTGCAAAAAGTGTATGGAAAAATTCCAAAAGTTACAGGAAGGGGACCTGCTGCTAGTACAGTATGGGAATTATTAGAGAGATTAAGCAGAGAAGAGGACGACAATAAAACAACATCTACTCAGTCGTCTACTATAGAACATTTACTATTATTGGATCGTTCTGTAGATTTACTTTCACCTTTAGTTACACAGTTAACATATGAAGGATTAATAGATGAAATTTTTGGTATAAAATATA ATACTGTACAGTTACCTGCAAAAAAATTTCACGATTCTCAAGAGTCCCCAACTGCAATGTCTCTTAACGAGAAAGAACAAATTATATTGAATTCTGGAGAAGAATTGTTCGCAGAAATTAG AGATAAAAATTTTAATGGAGTAGGACTTGTTCTTAGTAGAAAAGCTAAACTTATTTCATCTCTATTTGACGAAAGACATGGTGACAAAAGTGTACAAGAAATTAAACAATTTGTAGCACGTTTACCACATATGTTAGCTACCAAGCAATCATTAGCAAAAC ATACAACAATAGCAGAAATGATAAAAGAAGTAACAGATTCAAATAGTTTTTTAGAATCACTGCAAGTAGAACAAGAGTTATTGAACTGTATAGATACAGATAAACCAAACTCTTTCATAGAGGATATGATAGCACAGCAACAACCGTTACTGAAAGTTTTACGACTTCTTTGCATACAGTCTTTAACCAATTCTGGGCTTAAACCAAAATTGTTAGATTACTATAAAAGAGAAATAATACAAACATACGGATTTCAAAATTTACCAACTTTATTAAATTTAGAAAAGGCTGGATTATTAAAACAACAACAATCTGCACGTCAGTATGCAGTTTTAAGGAAAACGTTAAGACTTACTGTTGAAGATGAAAGTGAAATAGCGCCAAAAGATATTAGTTATGTACATTCTATATATGCACCATTAAGTGTACGATTAGCAGAACAACTTGTACAGCCAATTGGTTGGCAAAGTTTAAATGATGTAATGGGATTACTACCAGGTCCTACTATTACCAGTCCTTCATATAATGGTCGATCAGCTGGAAGAA GAAATTCAATTACTAGCGAAGATTCTAATTCGGAACCACCGAAATTAGTAATGGTATTTTTTATTGGAGGATGTACATTTGCAGAAATATCTGCTCTGAGATTTTTGTCTCAACAAGAGGATT TAAATGTAGAATTTGTTGTCTGCACTACAAAGCTAATAAATGGAAACACGTTCTTAATGTCGTTAATGGAAAATTTAGAAAgtacataa
- the Car gene encoding vacuolar protein sorting-associated protein 33A isoform X2: MYPLCGGSLTIPPNIVNIIFITRPQLALMDLIAENVHGEEGKRSRKEFHLFFVPRKSLLCQKKLQNRGVFGSFTLIEEFKCDLFPFDNDLLSMELSGSFKEFHLENDPTCLYQVAQAIHGLQKVYGKIPKVTGRGPAASTVWELLERLSREEDDNKTTSTQSSTIEHLLLLDRSVDLLSPLVTQLTYEGLIDEIFGIKYNTVQLPAKKFHDSQESPTAMSLNEKEQIILNSGEELFAEIRDKNFNGVGLVLSRKAKLISSLFDERHGDKSVQEIKQFVARLPHMLATKQSLAKHTTIAEMIKEVTDSNSFLESLQVEQELLNCIDTDKPNSFIEDMIAQQQPLLKVLRLLCIQSLTNSGLKPKLLDYYKREIIQTYGFQNLPTLLNLEKAGLLKQQQSARQYAVLRKTLRLTVEDESEIAPKDISYVHSIYAPLSVRLAEQLVQPIGWQSLNDVMGLLPGPTITSPSYNGRSAGRRNSITSEDSNSEPPKLVMVFFIGGCTFAEISALRFLSQQEDLNVEFVVCTTKLINGNTFLMSLMENLEST, from the exons ATGTATCCTTTATGCGGTGGTAGCTTGACGATACCACCAAATATtgtcaatataatattcataaccaGACCTCAATTAGCTCTTATGGATTTAATTGCAGAAAATGTTCATGG CGAAGAAGGGAAAAGGTCACGTAAAGAGTTTCATTTATTCTTTGTACCAAGGAAAAGTCTCCTTTGTCAAAAGAAACTGCAAAATCGAGGTGTCTTTGGTAGTTTCACCTTAAtagaagaatttaaatgtgatttATTTCCCTTTGATAATGATCTTCTTTCTATGGAGCTCAGTGGGTCATTCAAAGAGTTTCACTTAGAAAATGACCCGACTTGCTTGTATCAAGTTGCACAAGCTATTCATGGTTTGCAAAAAGTGTATGGAAAAATTCCAAAAGTTACAGGAAGGGGACCTGCTGCTAGTACAGTATGGGAATTATTAGAGAGATTAAGCAGAGAAGAGGACGACAATAAAACAACATCTACTCAGTCGTCTACTATAGAACATTTACTATTATTGGATCGTTCTGTAGATTTACTTTCACCTTTAGTTACACAGTTAACATATGAAGGATTAATAGATGAAATTTTTGGTATAAAATATA ATACTGTACAGTTACCTGCAAAAAAATTTCACGATTCTCAAGAGTCCCCAACTGCAATGTCTCTTAACGAGAAAGAACAAATTATATTGAATTCTGGAGAAGAATTGTTCGCAGAAATTAG AGATAAAAATTTTAATGGAGTAGGACTTGTTCTTAGTAGAAAAGCTAAACTTATTTCATCTCTATTTGACGAAAGACATGGTGACAAAAGTGTACAAGAAATTAAACAATTTGTAGCACGTTTACCACATATGTTAGCTACCAAGCAATCATTAGCAAAAC ATACAACAATAGCAGAAATGATAAAAGAAGTAACAGATTCAAATAGTTTTTTAGAATCACTGCAAGTAGAACAAGAGTTATTGAACTGTATAGATACAGATAAACCAAACTCTTTCATAGAGGATATGATAGCACAGCAACAACCGTTACTGAAAGTTTTACGACTTCTTTGCATACAGTCTTTAACCAATTCTGGGCTTAAACCAAAATTGTTAGATTACTATAAAAGAGAAATAATACAAACATACGGATTTCAAAATTTACCAACTTTATTAAATTTAGAAAAGGCTGGATTATTAAAACAACAACAATCTGCACGTCAGTATGCAGTTTTAAGGAAAACGTTAAGACTTACTGTTGAAGATGAAAGTGAAATAGCGCCAAAAGATATTAGTTATGTACATTCTATATATGCACCATTAAGTGTACGATTAGCAGAACAACTTGTACAGCCAATTGGTTGGCAAAGTTTAAATGATGTAATGGGATTACTACCAGGTCCTACTATTACCAGTCCTTCATATAATGGTCGATCAGCTGGAAGAA GAAATTCAATTACTAGCGAAGATTCTAATTCGGAACCACCGAAATTAGTAATGGTATTTTTTATTGGAGGATGTACATTTGCAGAAATATCTGCTCTGAGATTTTTGTCTCAACAAGAGGATT TAAATGTAGAATTTGTTGTCTGCACTACAAAGCTAATAAATGGAAACACGTTCTTAATGTCGTTAATGGAAAATTTAGAAAgtacataa
- the Tao gene encoding serine/threonine-protein kinase Tao, translating to MPAVPRPGSLKDPEIAELFEKNDPEKIFEDLREIGHGSFGAVYYARCLVTKEIVAIKKMSYLGKQTLEKWQDILKEIRFLRQLNHPNTIEYKGCYLRDHTAWLVMEYCLGSASDIIEVHKRPLKEDEIAAICEGVLRGLHYLHSLGRIHRDVKAGNILLTENGTVKLADFGSASIKCPANSFVGTPYWMAPEVILAMDEGQYDGKVDVWSLGITCIELAERKPPYFNMNAMSALYHIAQNDTPTLNSPDWSDVFHHFVEVCLTKSPTERPASGKLLAHQFVTRTRSPQVLIDLIQRTKAAVRELDNLNYRKMKKILMIDACETESTVGDADDTPDEQIGGDSSKSNSITSEHSIHSMGVSASSQSSSTNSLPLPTADANDYSTGSVRNRHKISAGGVTANLLEHGANNFATIRTTSIVTKQQKEHMQEEMHEQMSGYKRMRREHQGALVKLEERCKMEMESHKQLLDKEYETLLQQFSKELEKLQFKHLQELERKLKRNQNAEKKLHKDITSKQEADRKALEAQQKKEYKVYKERWKKELSQDEVTPKRQRDATLQSHKDNLRQMEAQEEQRLARGQREYLDLEIRKFRRKKLLIFHNLEQELLRDELNKRQQQLEQAHNMLLRHHEKTQELEYRQQKAVHALREEQVQRQHSTELNNQQDYMQRAERDLRKKHALELKQQPKSLKQKEMQIRKQFRETCKIQTRQYKALKAQILQTTAKEEQKAVIKKLKDEQRRKLALLGDQYEQSIAEMLQKQSIRLDESQEIECRNLKERLNYELEILMAYQSKNKMQAEAQRNRERRELEDRVSVRRALLEQKMELETQEFLRERSERIRLLHERQERELQQFDEESARIGFSALAIAEASKESYPDDESLSGSMLSLAHSNSSTSFPPNSL from the exons ATGCCAGCTGTTCCAAGGCCTGGTAGCCTTAAGGATCCAGAGATCGCTGAATTATTCGAGAAAAATGATCCGGAGAAAATATTTGAGGACTTGCGCGAAATCGGGCATGGCAGTTTTGGGGCTGTTTATTATGCACGATGTTTGGTTACCAAAGAAATTGTTGCCATCAAGAAGATGTCATATCTGGGAAAGCAAACTCTTGAAAAGTGGCAGGATATCTTGAAAGAGATTCGATTCCTTAGGCAACTTAACCATcctaatacgatagagtataaGGGTTGTTATCTCAGGGACCACACTGCCTGG TTGGTAATGGAATATTGCCTTGGCTCTGCATCAGATATTATTGAAGTTCACAAAAGACCATTGAAAGAAGATGAAATAGCTGCGATCTGTGAAGGTGTGCTACGTGGTTTGCATTATCTTCACTCACTTGGAAGAATCCATCGAGACGTGAAAGCAGGAAATATTTTACTTACTGAGAATGGAACAGTAAAATTGGCAGATTTTGGATCAGCAAGTATAAAGTGTCCAGCAAATAGCTTTGTAGGAACTCCTTATTGGATGGCACCAGAAGTGATATTAGCTATGGACGAAGGACAATATGATGGAAAAGTGGATGTATGGTCTTTGGGGATAACATGTATCGAATTAG CGGAACGGAAACCACCTTATTTTAATATGAATGCTATGAGTGCTCTATATCATATTGCTCAGAATGATACACCAACTTTAAATTCTCCAGACTGGTCAGATGTTTTCCATCACTTCGTTGAAGTGTGTCTAACAAAAAGTCCAACCGAAAGGCCAGCCTCCGGAAAACTCTTGGCA CATCAATTTGTCACCAGAACTCGTTCCCCACAAGTTTTGATAGACTTAATTCAAAGAACGAAAGCTGCTGTTAGGGAATTGGATAATTTAAATTATcgaaaaatgaagaaaattctAATGATTGATGCTTGTGAGACTGAAAGTACAGTTGGTGATGCAGATG ATACTCCTGACGAGCAAATAGGTGGTGATAGTAGCAAAAGTAATTCAATTACTTCAGAGCATTCAATTCATTCAATGGGCGTTTCTGCAAGCTCTCAAAGTTCCTCCACCAACAGCCTGCCACTGCCAACTGCTGATGCAAATGATTATTCTACGGGATCTGTACGAAATCGACATAAAATATCGGCAGGTGGTGTCACTGCCAATCTTCTTGAACATGGTGCCAATAATTTTGCAACAATTAGGACAACATCAATTGTAACTAAACAACAAAAAGAACATATGCAAGAAGAAATGCATGAACAAATGAGCGGATATAAGCGAATGAGGCGGGAACATCAAGGTGCTTTG GTAAAATTGGAAGAACGTTGCAAAATGGAAATGGAGTCTCATAAACAGTTATTAGATAAAGAATATGAAACTCTTCTGCAACAATTTAGCAAAGAATTGGAGAAACTTCAATTCAAGCATTTGCAAGAACTAGAACGTAAGCTTAAACGAAACCAAAACGCTGAGAAGAAACTTCACAAAGACATTACAAGCAAACAAGAAGCAGATAGAAAAGCGTTAGAAGCGCAGCAAAAGAAAGAGTACAAA GTTTACAAAGAGAGGTGGAAAAAAGAATTATCTCAAGATGAAGTTACACCAAAACGGCAACGTGACGCTACACTCCAAAGTCACAAAGATAATTTACGACAAATGGAAGCGCAAGAAGAACAGAGACTTGCAAGAGGGCAAAGGGAATATCTTGACCTTGAAATTCGTAAATTCCGTAGAAAAAAGCTACTTATCTTCCATAATTTGGAGCAAGAGTTACTTCGAGAT gAATTAAACAAAAGACAACAACAATTAGAACAAGCACATAATATGTTATTACGACATCATGAAAAAACACAAGAATTGGAATACAGACAACAAAAGGCAGTTCATGCTCTTAGAGAAGAACAGGTTCAACGACAACATAGTACTGAACTTAATAATCAGCAGGATTATATGCAAAGAGCAGAACGTGATTTACGTAAGAAACACGCGTTGGAACTTAAACAGCAACCCAAGAGTCTTAAA CAAAAAGAAATGCAAATTCGAAAACAGTTTAGAGAAACGTGTAAGATACAGACACGACAATACAAGGCATTGAAAGCTCAAATATTACAAACAACAGCCAAAGAGGAACAAAAGGCTGTTATTAAAAAGTTGAAAGATGAACAAAGAAGAAAATTAGCTTTATTGGGTGACCAGTATGAACAAAGTATTGCTGAAATGCTCCAGAAACAAAGTATACGTTTAGATGAATCACAAGAAATTGAATGTCGTAACCTTAAG GAAAGGTTAAATTATGAACTAGAAATTTTAATGGCGTATCAGTCAAAAAATAAAATGCAAGCGGAGGCGCAAAGAAATAGAGAgcgtcgtgaattagaagacCGAGTGTCAGTTAGGCGAGCTTTGCTTGAGCAGAAAATGGAACTTGAAACTCAGGAATTTCTCCGTGAACGCAGTGAACGGATACGTCTACTACATGAGAGACAAGAACGTGAATTACAACAATTTGACGAGGAAAGTGCAAGAATAGGATTCAG TGCTCTGGCGATAGCTGAGGCATCAAAAGAATCTTATCCAGACGATGAAAGCCTTAGTGGCTCAATGTTAAGTCTGGCTCACAGTAATAGTTCTACATCCTTCCCCCCTAATAGTCTTTAA
- the Nipsnap gene encoding protein nipsnap: MAAVLRRFRTVQITTIGKTKLPSFITSRSFARSSIRQDISEGWINKLFVRKIEPTKESHSRMLSDKGVIYALHTHNIRPDSIDKYLTNYEEIVNTINSKKSSMKLELVGSWTVVAGDIDQALHLWKYSGGYDSVDRTQIELSKDEAYQQLFKENGRYLRSRYLQYLLAFSYWPPLVKRNDSNIYEIRSYRLQPGTMIEWGNNWAKAINYRRNNNESFAGFFSQIGRLYNVHHIWCYKNLQARMETRESAWRSPGWDECVAYTVPLIRETHSRILSPTSFSPTK, translated from the exons ATGGCTGCCGTTTTGAGAAGATTCAGAACCGTGCAGATCACGACGATCGGCAAAACTAAACTACCGTCATTTATTACCAGCCG ATCTTTTGCAAGGTCATCGATCCGACAGGATATCAGCGAAGGATGGATAAACAAGCTTTTCGTAAGAAAAATCGAGCCAACCAAAGAGTCTCATTCAAGGATGCTGTCAGATAAAGGAGTTATTTACGCTTTGCACACGCACAATATTCGACCTGATTCTATTGACAAATATTTGACTAATTA TGAAGAGATTGTTAATACTATAAACTCGAAGAAGTCTTCAATGAAATTGGAACTAGTCGGTTCTTGGACTGTCGTAGCTGGTGATATTGATCAAGCTTTGCATCTCTGGAAATATTCTGGTGGCTACGATAGCGTTGATCGCACACAAATTGAATTGTCCAAAGATGAG GCATATCAACAGTTATTTAAAGAAAATGGTCGTTATTTAAGATCACGTTACTTGCAATATTTATTGGCATTTAGCTATTGGCCTCCTCTTGTAAAACGAAATGATTCAAATATATACGAAATACGTAGCTACAGGCTACAACCTGGTACTATGATAGAATGGGGCAATAACTGGGCAAAAGCCATTAATTATAGACGCAACAATAACGAATCTTTTGCTGGTTTCTTCTCACAAATTGGCAgattatataatgttcatcacATTTGGT GCTATAAAAATCTCCAAGCAAGAATGGAAACTCGTGAAAGTGCATGGAGATCTCCAGGTTGGGACGAATGTGTTGCATATACTGTGCCGTTAATCAGAGAAACACATTCCCGTATATTAAGTCCAACTAGCTTTTCGCCAACAAAATAA
- the Rpl10ab gene encoding ribosomal protein L10Ab, whose product MTSKVSRDTLYESVNTVLQHSKDKKRNFLETVEIQIGLKNYDPQKDKRFSGTVKLKNIPRPKMQVCVLGDQQHCDEAKANNIPYMDAEALKKLNKNKKLVKKLAKKYDAFLASESLIKQIPRILGPGLNKAGKFPGLLSHQESMVGKIDEVKATIKFQMKKVLCLSVAVGHVEMTPDELVQNVHLSINFLVSLLKKHWQNVRSLHIKSSMGPPQRLY is encoded by the exons ATGAC GTCCAAAGTATCGCGTGACACTCTATACGAGTCTGTGAATACTGTTCTCCAACACTCGAAGGATAAAAAGAGGAATTTCTTAGAAACAGTGGAAATTCAAATCGGTTTGAAGAATTATGATCCGCAAAAGGACAAACGTTTCTCAGGCACCGTCAA ATTGAAGAATATTCCAAGACCAAAGATGCAAGTTTGTGTTTTGGGTGACCAACAACATTGTGATGAAGCTAAAGCTAACAATATACCATATATGGATGcagaagcattaaaaaaattaaacaaGAACAAGAAACTTGTAAAGAAACTAG CTAAAAAATATGACGCCTTTTTGGCTAGTGAATCCTTAATTAAGCAAATTCCACGTATACTTGGTCCTGGTCTGAATAAGGCTGGTAAATTCCCTGGCCTTCTTTCTCACCAAGAATCAATGGTGGGCAAAATTGATGAAGTGAAAGCTACAATTAAGTTCCAAATGAAAaag GTATTATGTCTGTCGGTCGCTGTAGGGCATGTGGAAATGACACCAGATGAATTGGTACAGAATGTACATCTTTCAATTAACTTCTTGGTTTCATTATTGAAAAAACACTGGCAAAACGTACGTTCCCTTCACATCAAATCTTCTATGGGACCCCCTCAAAGACTGTACTAA
- the LOC143422524 gene encoding TBC domain-containing protein kinase-like protein — MCPALLENEERCFGGMTFFAQSHPVEVCGSNGLPLTPNSITIYGKSQFLKTIHHPNLSTYLDIIRSKHERIVVVTEYNGDPLNNKESLSIDDIMRITFQCLLGLEHMNKMNLVHRHLSPENILINKSGNVQLYNFGLYYMTDSGKNVSFPIGYPKYTAPEVFLSPGISSPKVDSWSLGMIITELLMGKPIWPNMKLSQCLRKVFSLIHCETSVFERLARETNSYNAYKNLPDKVKEFVESCLQIHPSKRKIPEELLKLPIFEEFLIKNEKEKEENLYKNVIVRKMDELYYLWQLAGGDITVELKKQGLIRSRPPILSIPNLVILLGQMFGRRDTAGLLDLRVVKVSLDTLRQRLSHIPYIAGFPWLTNQMRVQSQEDLIDAASQLPLIIRERDTEYQFYRIVLYDRLLQVYPITREAIVEEAHKDIPPPVRGAVWAALLGITGDIQKRYDMIDKETPTHTDRQIEVDIPRCHQYSELLSSGAGHERLQRLLKAWVRNNPHYVYWQGLDSLTAPFLYLNFNNEARAFECLSAFIPKYLHKFFLKDNSAIIQEYLGKFSQIIAFHDPQLANHLRSINFVPELFAIPWFLTMFSHVFPLHKILHLWDKLLLGDSSFPLLVGLAILKQLRDSLLTSGFNECILLFSDLPEIDIELCVKDSMTMYQNTPPSITYRKHQFNQPKDTNWSEPEPGTEKMPRIIVDDFLDLLDNSPERLIAVDVRNNIQFERGAVVGSINIPFSSVQLSQTHIETLGPHAKPLVENKNSIVVIIGPHDQNNALFADFLVKCGVMGVCSLQGGISGLRAKCPNVIVAAR, encoded by the exons ATGTGCCCAGCACTATTAGAGAATGAAGAACGTTGTTTCGGTGGAATGACATTTTTTGCACAAAGTCATCCAGTTGAAGTTTGTGGTAGCAATGGTTTACCTCTTACACCAAATTCTATAACCATATATGGAAAATCTCAGTTCTTAAAAACTATCCACCATCCAAATTTGTCCACATATCTTGATATAATTAGGAGTAAACATG aGCGAATAGTGGTGGTTACCGAATATAATGGGGATCCATTAAACAATAAAGAAAGTTTAAGTATAGATGATATTATGAGAATAACATTTCAATGCTTGTTGGGTTTGGAACATATGAATAAAATGAATTTAGTACATAGACATTTAAGTCCTGAGAACATCTTAATTAATAAAAGTGGAAATGTGCAATTATACAATTTCGGTTTATACTACATGACAGATAGCGGTAAAAATGTATCTTTTCCTATTGG TTACCCAAAATATACGGCACCTGAAGTATTTCTAAGTCCTGGTATCAGTAGTCCAAAGGTGGATTCTTGGTCTTTAGGTATGATCATTACAGAATTATTAATGGGAAAACCAATATGGCCAAATATGAAGTTATCTCAATGTTTAAGGAAGGTTTTCAGTTTAATACACTGTGAAACTTCTGTCTTTGAACGTCTTGCAAGAGAAACTAATAGCTACAATGCTTACAAG AATTTACCTGATAAAGTAAAGGAGTTTGTAGAATCTTGTCTTCAAATTCACCCTTCAAAACGTAAAATACCAGAGGAATTATTAAAATTGCCGATATTTGAAGAGTTCCttataaaaaatgaaaaagaaaaagaagagaatctTTACAAGAATGTTATAGTTAGAAAAATGGATGAATTATATTATCTGTGGCAACTAGCTGGAGGAGATATTACCGTGGAGTTAAAGAAACAAGGACTTATCAGATCAAGACCACCTATTTTATCTATTCCGAA TTTAGTAATACTTTTAGGTCAAATGTTTGGCAGAAGAGATACAGCAGGTTTACTTGATCTGCGTGTAGTCAAAGTTTCTCTTGATACACTCCGTCAACGTTTATCGCATATCCCATATATAGCGGGTTTTCCGTGGTTAACAAATCA AATGCGTGTTCAATCACAAGAAGACTTAATAGATGCTGCTTCTCAATTACCATTAATCATAAGAGAAAGAGATACAGAATATCAATTCTATAGGATCGTTTTATATGATAGATTGCTTCAG GTTTATCCTATTACTCGAGAAGCAATCGTTGAAGAAGCACACAAAGATATACCACCACCTGTTAGAGGAGCTGTTTGGGCAGCATTGCTTGGTATTACTGGTGATATTCAGAAACGTTACGATATGATCGATAAAGAAACGCCTACGCATACAGATCGACAA ATAGAGGTAGATATACCAAGGTGCCATCAATATAGCGAATTACTGTCATCTGGTGCCGGTCATGAGAGATTGCAAAGATTACTCAAAGCATGGGTTCGAAATAACCCACATTATGTTTATTGGCAAGGATTAGATTCATTAACTGCTCCATTTCTTTATCTGAACTTTAATAACGAAG CTAGAGCGTTCGAATGTCTGTCTGCATTTATACCAAAATACCTTCATAAATTCTTTCTGAAAGATAATTCTGCTATTATTCAAGAATATCTAGGAAAATTTTCGCAGATCATAGCTTTCCATGATCCTCaattagctaatcatcttaGATCAATTAATTTTGTGCCAGAACTGTTTGCTATTCCATGGTTTTTAACAATGTTTTCAC ATGTATTTCCGCTTCATAAGATACTTCATTTATGGGACAAGTTATTATTAGGAGACTCCTCATTTCCACTTTTAGTGGGGCTAGCGATATTAAAACAACTGCGCGACTCCCTTTTAACTTCGGGTTTCAACGAGTGTATTTTATTGTTTTCTGATCTTCCCGAAATAGACATAGAGTTATGCGTTAAAGATTCTATGACGATGTACCAAAATACACCACCTAGTATTACTTATAGAAAACATCAATTTAATCAACCAAAG GATACAAATTGGTCAGAACCGGAACCAGGTACTGAAAAAATGCCAAGAATTATTGTTGACGACTTTCTAGACCTGTTAGATAATAGTCCTGAGAGATTAATAGCTGTAGATGTACGAAATAATATACA ATTTGAAAGAGGTGCTGTAGTAGGTAGTATTAACATTCCATTTTCAAGTGTACAACTTTCTCAAACTCACATTGAAACTCTTGGACCACATGCAAAGCCACTCGTAGAGAATAAAAATAGTATTGTAGTAATTATCGGACCTCATGATCAAAATAACGCGTTG TTTGCAGACTTTCTAGTAAAATGTGGAGTTATGGGTGTATGTTCTTTACAAGGAGGAATTTCTGGTTTACGAGCGAAATGTCCAAATGTTATAGTAGCAGCGCGGTAA